The Leptospira andrefontaineae genome has a segment encoding these proteins:
- a CDS encoding glycosyltransferase family 87 protein: protein MRIDLKKSGPVLAFFLFLAFLYANGFSRTEQSSDFSDYYEASRNFKQGKDLYSLDALSEVLQEFETGKLKMSQIFEPEVFFRIKAKVENVGSYIYPPTFAFLLIPISGLPFEVASGIFFTINFIALILSLFLIGKLLGKEKSFLFLSAVLLLSLRFVENHQNNNQVGFLLLLLILVSVSVQKDWLSGLVLALAIVIKITPAAFLFYFLYKKRPMVIVYTVIFALGWIALPALYNPEFTWKMNQTWYDLVLDRYLKSPALRAWKNNQSLNSTLAKYFLAYSDLLNQGRFGMPFTTLTVSQVKIISGILSLGIAGPYLYKVYKGASEGFVLSGLFFFSVIFSGISWIHAFVFLLFPTAFVLSKLWPEKGEPLLVWDKWKSKLLEYRSATIFISISALVLLLNRSFIGNIAEEAILMFSFLLYTSLIQYVCTFYSDRTS, encoded by the coding sequence ATGCGGATCGACCTCAAAAAGTCCGGCCCTGTTTTAGCATTCTTTCTATTCTTAGCTTTTCTTTACGCAAACGGGTTCAGTCGCACGGAACAATCTTCCGATTTTTCAGACTATTACGAAGCCTCACGTAATTTCAAACAAGGCAAAGACCTATATAGCCTAGATGCCCTGTCTGAAGTGCTCCAAGAATTCGAAACCGGCAAATTGAAAATGAGCCAGATATTCGAACCGGAAGTGTTCTTTAGGATCAAAGCAAAAGTGGAGAATGTAGGCTCCTATATTTATCCGCCTACTTTCGCTTTCTTGCTGATCCCAATTTCAGGTCTTCCATTTGAAGTAGCATCAGGGATATTCTTCACCATCAACTTTATAGCTTTGATCTTGAGTTTATTCTTGATCGGGAAACTTTTAGGAAAAGAGAAATCGTTTTTATTCTTATCTGCAGTTTTACTTTTATCTCTACGATTTGTAGAAAATCACCAGAACAATAACCAAGTTGGGTTCTTGCTTTTATTATTGATCTTGGTTTCAGTTTCAGTCCAAAAAGATTGGTTGTCCGGACTTGTTTTAGCTCTTGCTATCGTGATCAAGATCACACCTGCCGCTTTCTTATTTTATTTCTTATACAAAAAAAGACCAATGGTGATCGTTTATACGGTCATCTTTGCTTTAGGTTGGATTGCGCTACCGGCATTATACAATCCTGAGTTTACTTGGAAGATGAACCAAACCTGGTACGATCTGGTCTTAGACAGATATCTAAAATCTCCCGCTTTGCGCGCTTGGAAGAATAACCAGAGTTTAAATTCCACCCTAGCTAAATACTTTTTAGCATATTCTGATTTGCTAAACCAGGGAAGATTTGGAATGCCGTTCACGACTCTAACTGTAAGTCAGGTAAAGATCATTTCCGGCATTTTAAGTTTGGGAATTGCAGGTCCTTACTTGTATAAAGTGTATAAAGGTGCTTCGGAAGGATTCGTTCTATCCGGGTTATTTTTCTTCTCCGTAATTTTCAGTGGGATCTCGTGGATACACGCATTCGTATTCTTATTATTCCCAACTGCATTTGTTCTTTCCAAACTTTGGCCGGAAAAGGGAGAACCACTCTTGGTCTGGGATAAATGGAAATCAAAACTATTAGAATATAGATCAGCTACGATCTTTATCTCCATTTCCGCATTAGTTCTACTCTTAAACAGAAGTTTTATAGGGAATATAGCGGAAGAAGCGATACTGATGTTCTCCTTCTTATTATATACTTCTTTAATACAATATGTATGCACTTTCTATTCGGATAGAACTAGTTAA
- a CDS encoding glycosyltransferase family 4 protein has translation MLKKENLKYKPRVAVDARPLSYGITGNSRYLAEVLERLLRPDSPLEYYLYSNKPIHPVFNHLIGLTPTFIPSKLPGVLWLNFTIPSWVKKHRIDLFWGTLQLLPAFGLKIPTLVNYHDLNFKSAPETMTTANYWQHKIMSPITLKKADKVLCLSQNTKNDILNFLPELEPKLEVVYPGVQGFGSVSPPEKTLPKNFLFSVGTLEPRKNLNTLVEAYLSLKKEEPNFPYPLVLAGRLGWKSEGLTSLLKEGGLEKDGVYFIENPNDSILGWLYKNCSYFVFPSLHEGFGLPLLEAIRENKPCIVSDIPVFHEVLDEFTDSFVSPKNLEAWKNALSLTGKKGIYGRKPSRNDWSWDSTAKKVENSLVELWKSRKKNS, from the coding sequence ATGCTAAAAAAGGAAAATTTAAAATACAAACCAAGAGTCGCAGTAGATGCAAGACCCTTGTCTTATGGTATTACCGGGAATTCCAGATACCTTGCAGAGGTTTTAGAAAGACTTTTGCGTCCAGATTCTCCTTTAGAATATTATCTTTATTCGAATAAACCGATCCATCCAGTATTCAATCATCTGATAGGACTTACGCCCACTTTTATTCCGAGTAAACTTCCGGGAGTTTTGTGGCTGAATTTTACTATACCTTCTTGGGTAAAAAAGCATAGGATAGATCTGTTTTGGGGAACCTTACAATTGCTCCCTGCATTTGGTTTGAAAATTCCTACTTTAGTAAATTACCATGATCTAAATTTCAAATCCGCACCTGAAACGATGACTACTGCAAATTATTGGCAGCATAAGATCATGTCTCCGATCACTTTAAAGAAGGCAGATAAAGTTCTTTGCCTTTCCCAAAATACCAAAAATGATATTCTAAATTTTTTACCCGAGTTAGAGCCTAAATTAGAAGTAGTTTATCCAGGGGTCCAAGGTTTTGGCTCCGTATCCCCTCCCGAAAAAACCCTTCCTAAAAATTTTCTATTTTCTGTAGGGACATTAGAACCTAGGAAAAATTTAAACACTCTTGTAGAAGCTTATCTTTCTTTAAAAAAAGAAGAACCGAACTTCCCCTATCCTCTTGTTTTAGCAGGAAGACTTGGTTGGAAATCGGAAGGCCTAACCTCTCTTTTAAAAGAAGGAGGTTTGGAGAAGGACGGAGTTTATTTTATAGAAAATCCGAATGACTCAATATTAGGTTGGCTTTATAAAAATTGCTCTTATTTTGTTTTCCCTTCTTTACATGAAGGTTTTGGTCTTCCATTACTAGAAGCGATCAGAGAAAACAAACCTTGTATCGTTTCGGATATTCCTGTCTTTCATGAAGTTCTGGATGAATTTACGGATTCTTTCGTTTCTCCTAAGAATTTAGAGGCATGGAAAAACGCACTTTCCTTGACCGGTAAAAAAGGGATCTATGGCAGAAAGCCGAGTAGAAACGATTGGTCTTGGGATTCGACTGCAAAGAAGGTCGAAAACTCTCTCGTAGAACTTTGGAAATCAAGAAAGAAAAACTCCTAG
- a CDS encoding Fur family transcriptional regulator, whose product MEEDKKSASRNTKQKGEILRVIRDAKGPLSVKEIHDISKKSIQNIGIATVYRSVNHLLESGSIHEIQLPGESSRFEISHLDHHHHFHCKVCDRVFDVEICPFPMENLPKGFTLDSHEIILYGVCSECNTSSK is encoded by the coding sequence ATGGAAGAAGATAAAAAATCCGCCTCTCGAAACACCAAACAAAAGGGCGAGATCTTAAGAGTCATCCGTGACGCAAAAGGTCCTCTTTCGGTAAAGGAAATCCACGATATCTCTAAAAAATCCATACAGAATATAGGGATCGCAACTGTTTATCGGTCTGTAAACCATTTGCTGGAATCAGGTTCGATCCATGAGATCCAATTACCTGGAGAATCTTCTCGTTTCGAGATCAGTCATTTGGATCATCACCATCATTTTCATTGTAAAGTTTGCGATCGTGTGTTTGATGTGGAGATCTGTCCTTTTCCCATGGAAAATTTGCCTAAGGGATTTACATTAGATTCTCATGAAATTATTTTATACGGCGTCTGTTCCGAATGTAATACCTCCTCCAAATGA
- a CDS encoding AAA family ATPase, translating into MLKKVLPGQTEIRFKAAKPARLNGLPDFLVFHKEEVRTFRQALGNPGLFRHILITGPEIEANLLQFGQYLEEIVKDQPVVAEPNPTLLSLAGFPFENKYRPGKISEANGGLLLLPIKPFVEDPDLYYFLKGVLLTGKIDFLSLPEGSDSTNINRFHPSIDSRFRLILVGEETEVDSISQIDADFYGSFDFKIHMPYEISLEKSWLPVFSGLVKSWEKPGYPPLDQAALDSLLELALRWNDSQTRLSLHLSELRSFVREVLAFNNKGKKSVGRAEIEAGPSLIQKRTAIHKRKYIENIKEGLIGVPLKGKKTGRINGLSVILLQSSLLDFGQVNQVSARVSLGSGNLINIEREVNLSGSLHDKGVFILQSYIKGMFSHTQSFGLDASILFEQNSSPIDGDSASCAELLALLSALSGLEIPCNIAVTGALSQYGDILPVGSVNTKIQAWFDVIRLTGSTREKYKIYIPKDNMRDLNLPREIRESMKKGNFQIFSCSHVEDLIPDIFGVPAGRISKSGKYPNGSLFRIIEERIDRKRDGEDT; encoded by the coding sequence GTGTTAAAAAAGGTTCTTCCTGGGCAAACTGAAATTAGATTTAAAGCGGCAAAGCCGGCTAGACTGAACGGACTGCCTGACTTTTTAGTGTTTCATAAGGAAGAGGTGAGAACATTCCGCCAAGCTCTTGGAAACCCAGGACTCTTCCGACATATCCTAATCACCGGTCCGGAGATAGAAGCAAACCTTCTACAATTCGGACAATATCTGGAAGAGATCGTTAAAGACCAACCTGTAGTTGCTGAACCGAATCCCACTTTATTATCCCTGGCTGGTTTTCCATTTGAGAATAAATATAGACCGGGAAAAATTTCAGAAGCGAATGGCGGACTTTTGCTTCTTCCGATCAAACCATTTGTAGAAGATCCTGACCTTTATTATTTCCTGAAAGGTGTACTTCTCACCGGCAAGATAGATTTTCTTTCTCTTCCGGAAGGATCCGATTCAACAAATATCAATCGATTTCATCCAAGTATAGATTCCAGATTCCGACTTATTTTAGTGGGGGAAGAAACGGAAGTGGATTCTATCTCTCAGATAGATGCCGATTTTTACGGAAGTTTTGATTTTAAAATTCATATGCCTTATGAGATCAGTTTGGAAAAATCCTGGCTTCCGGTTTTTTCGGGACTAGTCAAGTCTTGGGAGAAGCCGGGTTATCCACCTTTGGACCAAGCAGCCTTGGACTCACTTTTGGAACTTGCACTCAGATGGAATGATAGCCAGACTAGACTTTCTCTTCATCTTTCCGAACTTCGCTCCTTCGTGAGGGAAGTATTAGCATTTAATAATAAAGGTAAAAAATCTGTTGGCAGGGCTGAGATAGAAGCAGGTCCTTCTCTTATCCAAAAAAGAACAGCCATCCACAAACGAAAATATATAGAGAATATAAAGGAAGGTCTTATTGGCGTTCCACTCAAAGGAAAGAAGACAGGGCGGATCAACGGGCTTTCGGTGATTCTATTACAGTCGTCTCTTTTAGATTTCGGACAAGTAAACCAAGTATCCGCCAGGGTTTCTTTGGGCTCCGGAAACTTGATCAATATAGAAAGGGAAGTAAATCTTTCAGGAAGCCTTCATGATAAGGGAGTGTTTATCCTTCAATCCTATATTAAAGGAATGTTTTCTCATACTCAGTCTTTTGGTTTGGATGCTTCTATTTTATTTGAGCAAAATAGTTCTCCGATCGATGGAGACTCCGCAAGTTGCGCAGAACTTTTGGCACTTCTATCCGCGCTTTCCGGCCTGGAGATACCTTGTAATATTGCAGTGACAGGTGCTCTTTCTCAATACGGGGATATTCTCCCTGTGGGTTCAGTGAATACAAAGATCCAAGCATGGTTTGATGTGATCCGGCTCACTGGTTCTACTCGAGAAAAATACAAAATTTATATCCCCAAAGATAATATGAGAGATTTGAATCTTCCACGCGAGATCCGGGAAAGTATGAAAAAGGGGAATTTCCAGATCTTCTCTTGTTCTCATGTAGAAGATCTGATCCCTGATATTTTCGGGGTTCCAGCCGGCAGGATCTCTAAATCCGGCAAATATCCTAACGGTTCCCTTTTCCGGATTATAGAAGAAAGAATAGATCGTAAACGAGACGGCGAAGACACTTAG
- the queA gene encoding tRNA preQ1(34) S-adenosylmethionine ribosyltransferase-isomerase QueA yields the protein MEFQDLSDFDFELSEDQIAKFPAAKRDKSRLLVLGRTQDFLQEETEFSEMLKYLQEGDVLVANATRVSKRRVFLTTKTGRRHEAMFLSELEPGIWKTLTRNSKKLKLGDIVSDEATGRFLFSVGRKEEEFTIFQSETPLDENSFETIGRTPIPPYFKRESTSEDDVRYQTVYSQNLGSVAAPTAGLHFTPELLEELKKRNIEFLKLELKVGYGTFQSLNEDHFANKKLHEEEFDLPLETKNVLDFAKKNGKRIISVGTTTLRALESAYDPNTNTFKSGEGKTRLFLQPEDSILSCEGLITNFHLPQSSLLLLVSAFAEKEKILKAYKFAIKQNFRFFSYGDSMLILDPEKV from the coding sequence ATGGAATTCCAAGATCTATCCGATTTTGATTTCGAACTTTCCGAAGACCAGATTGCAAAATTTCCTGCGGCCAAAAGAGATAAGAGTAGGCTGCTTGTTCTAGGAAGGACCCAAGATTTTTTACAAGAAGAAACTGAATTTTCCGAAATGCTAAAATATCTCCAAGAAGGAGATGTATTGGTAGCGAATGCAACCAGAGTTTCCAAACGAAGAGTGTTCCTGACAACTAAAACGGGAAGAAGACATGAGGCGATGTTCCTTTCCGAATTGGAGCCTGGCATTTGGAAAACACTTACTCGGAATTCTAAAAAGCTTAAGTTAGGAGATATAGTCTCTGATGAGGCTACTGGGAGATTTCTTTTTTCAGTTGGAAGAAAAGAAGAAGAATTTACTATCTTTCAATCCGAAACTCCCCTCGACGAAAACTCATTTGAGACAATAGGCCGCACTCCAATTCCTCCTTACTTCAAAAGAGAAAGTACATCAGAAGATGATGTTCGTTACCAAACCGTGTATTCCCAAAATTTAGGTTCCGTTGCAGCTCCTACGGCAGGTTTACATTTTACTCCAGAACTTTTGGAGGAATTGAAAAAACGAAACATAGAATTTCTAAAACTAGAATTGAAAGTCGGTTATGGAACGTTCCAATCCTTAAACGAAGATCATTTTGCGAATAAAAAATTACATGAAGAAGAATTCGATCTTCCTCTTGAAACCAAAAACGTTCTGGATTTTGCAAAGAAGAATGGTAAAAGGATTATTTCTGTAGGCACTACTACGTTAAGAGCTTTGGAATCTGCCTATGATCCAAACACGAATACCTTCAAATCAGGAGAAGGGAAAACGAGACTTTTTTTACAGCCGGAAGATTCTATTCTAAGCTGTGAAGGTCTCATTACTAATTTTCATCTTCCTCAAAGTAGCTTACTTTTGTTAGTAAGTGCATTTGCAGAAAAAGAAAAAATATTGAAGGCCTATAAATTCGCCATAAAACAAAATTTTCGATTCTTTTCCTACGGAGATTCTATGCTGATTTTGGATCCCGAAAAAGTTTGA
- a CDS encoding LIC20162 family protein, which produces MKKSDISKSVWWNWENSEPEIRSSKIKKSKLRINYIPPFLAILVYGLFLLYLFPLRTLVSTWIFKFVELLQITKVLKLSLLTDKRLYDYTALFVISYIAFAFFLDLVRFLRKNLFQTFVTEENRLAVTKWGFLGKETIRWNPDQTGLQIHHKSGWFRSLLGFEKLSFRIHLSETENSILAESPYFFSKSNQDFLYSVFRSV; this is translated from the coding sequence ATGAAAAAATCCGATATATCCAAATCCGTATGGTGGAATTGGGAGAACTCCGAACCGGAAATCAGATCTTCCAAGATCAAAAAAAGTAAATTAAGGATCAATTATATACCTCCTTTCCTTGCGATTTTGGTTTACGGACTTTTCTTATTGTATTTATTTCCTTTGAGAACCTTAGTCTCTACTTGGATTTTCAAATTTGTAGAGTTACTCCAGATCACCAAGGTATTAAAACTTTCCCTATTAACTGACAAAAGACTGTATGATTATACGGCGCTTTTTGTGATCTCTTATATCGCGTTCGCTTTCTTTTTAGATCTAGTCCGATTCCTAAGAAAGAATCTATTCCAAACTTTTGTTACTGAAGAAAATAGACTCGCAGTCACCAAATGGGGCTTCTTAGGAAAAGAAACAATTCGTTGGAATCCAGACCAAACCGGTTTACAGATCCATCATAAATCCGGATGGTTCCGTTCTCTGTTAGGTTTCGAAAAATTATCCTTTAGAATTCATCTTTCGGAAACTGAAAATTCAATACTTGCAGAATCTCCTTATTTCTTCTCCAAAAGTAATCAGGATTTTTTATATTCCGTTTTTAGATCCGTTTAA
- a CDS encoding peptidase M30: MKVSTGDGFWKFLFMPVGRSLYTFVLSVCLIFLLSDCVVNNDALGIEDKSEPSIDDLLSLTKVSSSCGGNNTFWIRNLVKNSSNCVKTTKVASGVHVNIYATSGLESALDYQYISQEFDSKIYPRLGEAFGFSDDLDGDGKVAVVVSDIHDGSTTGSSFVAGFFDPVDYFPDSSSYAVRSNYSNIVYMDGVELVTVRNSDLAQGKPDTFLATLAHEYQHLIRFQYEARIMSQGGGRDEAWINEGTSEIAADIAGYSPQINRINCYRGRNSNACSRGANGNSVFGSSKFNSLVDYAFAYSFMKYLYMISGNDTDSRNSFFRTGVQGPKGYRASDATGLFHLFKTNADNYLNSSQEVKDALGTDGSAIFMKIYPAFLWQSLGDVSPEFAQSGTDTNGASGFLQDITKTIQSFPFPAAGTDGDVLRKLYDPLRIPEITPIGTLNPGQIQFVKADRSNSNAIGRLVLLKKNLDGNLYSLQINTEMKRSGDISVSLGITENDDEGGEEAIVLPESSDSRPICPHEFFKLSRNRTKQKIFSEYKGP, encoded by the coding sequence ATGAAGGTTTCAACCGGAGACGGTTTTTGGAAGTTCCTTTTTATGCCGGTAGGCAGATCTTTATATACATTCGTACTTTCGGTTTGTTTGATATTCCTACTTTCTGACTGCGTGGTCAACAATGATGCGCTAGGCATAGAGGATAAATCAGAACCTAGTATAGACGATCTACTTTCATTAACCAAAGTATCTAGTTCTTGCGGCGGCAATAATACATTCTGGATCCGAAATCTTGTAAAAAACAGTTCAAACTGTGTAAAAACAACTAAGGTAGCATCGGGAGTCCATGTAAACATCTACGCAACTAGTGGTTTAGAATCCGCTTTAGATTACCAATATATCTCTCAAGAATTCGATTCTAAAATTTATCCAAGACTCGGTGAAGCATTCGGCTTCTCTGATGACCTGGATGGCGACGGAAAAGTTGCAGTAGTTGTTTCCGATATTCATGACGGAAGTACAACAGGCTCTTCTTTTGTGGCTGGATTTTTCGATCCTGTGGATTATTTCCCGGATAGTTCAAGCTATGCGGTCCGTTCCAATTATTCAAATATAGTGTATATGGATGGAGTGGAACTGGTTACGGTCCGCAACTCTGACCTTGCCCAAGGAAAACCAGACACATTCTTGGCGACCCTCGCGCACGAATATCAGCATTTGATCCGATTCCAGTATGAAGCTAGGATTATGAGCCAAGGCGGAGGAAGAGACGAAGCTTGGATCAATGAAGGGACCAGCGAAATAGCGGCAGATATTGCAGGATATTCTCCACAGATCAATCGGATCAATTGTTATAGAGGTAGAAATTCAAACGCATGCTCGAGAGGTGCAAATGGAAATAGTGTATTTGGAAGTTCCAAATTTAACTCTTTAGTAGACTATGCATTCGCCTACTCCTTTATGAAATACTTATATATGATCTCGGGAAATGATACGGATTCTAGAAATTCATTCTTTAGAACAGGAGTCCAAGGCCCTAAAGGTTATAGAGCTTCGGATGCAACCGGATTATTCCATCTATTCAAAACAAACGCAGATAATTATCTAAATTCTTCTCAAGAAGTAAAAGATGCGCTCGGAACAGATGGCTCCGCTATCTTCATGAAAATTTATCCTGCTTTCTTATGGCAATCTTTGGGAGATGTTTCTCCCGAGTTTGCACAATCCGGAACAGATACGAACGGAGCTTCCGGATTTTTGCAAGATATCACTAAAACAATCCAATCTTTTCCATTTCCTGCAGCAGGAACAGATGGAGATGTTCTTAGAAAATTATATGATCCTCTCAGGATCCCGGAGATCACTCCAATAGGAACTCTAAATCCCGGGCAAATCCAATTCGTAAAAGCGGATCGTTCAAATTCAAACGCTATCGGAAGGCTAGTATTACTAAAAAAGAATTTAGATGGAAATCTATATTCTCTACAGATCAATACTGAAATGAAAAGATCTGGAGATATATCCGTATCTTTGGGAATTACCGAAAATGATGACGAAGGTGGAGAAGAAGCGATTGTTCTTCCGGAGTCTTCCGACTCTCGTCCGATCTGCCCTCATGAGTTCTTTAAACTCTCTCGGAATCGGACGAAACAGAAAATTTTTAGCGAATATAAAGGCCCGTAA
- a CDS encoding YbaB/EbfC family nucleoid-associated protein has translation MFGKSLDNLKQMNQMRVRMKKLEKELEALTFEGKSKNELVVCITDGKQTVQEIRIEDSLLAKNDKKLLQKSIKQAVNQSMEAAQKVAEERMGEFKSLLSGMP, from the coding sequence ATGTTCGGCAAAAGTTTAGATAATCTAAAACAAATGAACCAGATGCGGGTTCGTATGAAAAAATTGGAGAAGGAACTGGAGGCTTTAACCTTCGAGGGAAAATCCAAGAATGAATTGGTAGTCTGCATTACCGACGGTAAACAAACCGTACAAGAGATCCGTATCGAAGATTCTTTGCTTGCTAAGAATGATAAAAAACTACTTCAAAAAAGTATAAAGCAGGCTGTGAACCAATCCATGGAAGCTGCTCAGAAAGTAGCAGAAGAAAGAATGGGAGAATTCAAATCTCTTCTTTCCGGAATGCCTTAA
- a CDS encoding leucine-rich repeat domain-containing protein, giving the protein MRKTFLVLYFLFGCSQSNHLISVRNSEGEVLGKYPKEIRWLGFEDNPAWSDLSAFSGLEILELNSKDVKSLEGLPDLPKLRYIHLSGSSVRDLSPLNRFARLDSILLNQTEITDKDLKNYLYWNRLTRIELTDSQISNLGFLGPGCSVKHLQLKRTKISDLRPLENCTKLMELYLGETLVKDLSPIYGLTNLIHLQLDGSDVSAKEISDFRKIQPYVKIMPGLRKILNSENGLD; this is encoded by the coding sequence ATGAGGAAAACTTTCCTAGTCCTCTACTTTTTATTCGGCTGTTCTCAATCGAACCATCTTATCTCAGTACGAAATTCCGAAGGTGAAGTCCTAGGAAAATATCCTAAAGAAATAAGATGGTTAGGATTCGAAGACAACCCTGCTTGGAGCGATCTATCCGCATTTTCCGGCTTAGAAATCCTAGAACTAAATTCTAAAGATGTAAAATCATTGGAAGGCCTACCTGATCTTCCTAAACTCAGATATATTCATCTATCTGGATCTTCTGTAAGAGATCTTTCTCCCTTAAATCGTTTTGCAAGACTGGACAGTATTTTACTGAACCAAACTGAGATCACTGACAAAGATCTGAAAAATTATCTATATTGGAATAGGCTTACGAGAATTGAACTGACTGATTCTCAAATCTCCAATCTTGGATTTTTGGGACCAGGCTGTAGCGTGAAACATTTACAACTAAAACGTACTAAGATTTCGGATCTAAGGCCTTTGGAAAATTGTACAAAACTAATGGAATTATATCTGGGTGAGACCCTAGTGAAGGATTTAAGTCCTATATATGGTCTTACGAACCTAATCCATTTACAGTTGGATGGATCGGATGTCTCTGCAAAAGAAATTTCTGATTTTAGAAAGATCCAGCCCTATGTAAAGATCATGCCTGGTTTACGTAAGATCTTAAATTCGGAGAATGGTTTAGACTGA
- a CDS encoding AZOBR_p60025 family cell surface glycopolymer formation protein, which translates to MSGFLSKFLPNEKFKAQSISVLGNFKLVTILFIVLYSFSSFCVWKKYSWSPSSQVNFGKEFADQNKEQTPPGAIVFLGEEGNLGAGYDGQIFYYYSRMLSGFSLDWPNGFETSFRAPRIGYPLLVSPFGWFGMNATIFGMYILNLGIFYLSYLAIRDLLPDSKKYLSAFYLVSPFALGSFILLVSDTVMMGLSVLAYWSFIRNRFITFSFLAGLAILTKEQSVFLFFPLGLITLIEKDFKKSLWVASSLILPTAWSVYLRTQFPEWTPGSLGHFFDPFGGLLGYFGELQQALVSGDRNLILLIKKFSRFPLVLLLLSGTYLLFRGDWKKGLAFRLGFGILLLTAYAGGYVLYWATYENVSRMFTFSLPLLIFWEKEDNTLPSGTYWALTSIILVSFLIKLAFVSKPLRHLVW; encoded by the coding sequence ATGTCCGGATTCTTATCTAAATTTTTACCAAACGAGAAGTTCAAGGCACAATCAATTAGTGTTTTAGGAAATTTTAAACTAGTTACTATTCTTTTTATCGTACTTTATTCCTTTTCCTCATTTTGTGTATGGAAGAAATATTCTTGGAGCCCTAGCTCTCAGGTAAATTTCGGAAAAGAATTTGCAGACCAAAACAAAGAACAAACTCCTCCGGGTGCCATCGTATTCTTAGGAGAGGAGGGGAATCTGGGTGCCGGTTATGACGGGCAGATCTTTTATTATTATTCCAGGATGTTGTCCGGTTTTAGTTTAGATTGGCCTAATGGTTTCGAGACCAGTTTTAGGGCGCCTAGGATTGGATATCCACTTTTAGTTTCCCCGTTTGGTTGGTTCGGGATGAATGCGACCATCTTTGGAATGTACATTCTGAATTTAGGGATCTTCTACCTATCTTATCTTGCTATCCGGGACTTATTGCCTGACTCTAAAAAATATCTAAGTGCATTCTATCTAGTATCCCCGTTTGCCTTGGGAAGTTTTATCTTGCTTGTTTCAGACACAGTGATGATGGGACTAAGCGTACTCGCATACTGGTCTTTTATCAGAAATAGATTTATAACCTTCTCCTTTCTTGCCGGTCTTGCTATACTTACAAAAGAACAGTCAGTATTTTTGTTTTTCCCATTGGGACTAATTACACTGATCGAAAAGGATTTCAAAAAAAGCCTCTGGGTGGCTTCTTCTTTGATCCTACCTACAGCCTGGAGTGTCTATCTTAGGACCCAATTCCCGGAATGGACCCCGGGAAGTCTAGGCCATTTCTTTGATCCATTTGGGGGACTTTTAGGGTATTTCGGGGAACTCCAACAGGCCTTAGTTTCAGGAGATAGAAATCTTATCCTTCTGATCAAAAAATTCTCCAGGTTCCCTTTGGTACTTCTTCTATTATCCGGGACGTATCTGCTATTTAGGGGAGATTGGAAGAAGGGCCTGGCATTTAGGTTAGGTTTTGGAATTCTTTTATTAACCGCCTATGCGGGAGGTTATGTTCTATATTGGGCGACTTACGAGAATGTTTCCAGAATGTTTACATTCAGCCTTCCTTTATTAATTTTTTGGGAAAAAGAAGATAATACCCTTCCGAGTGGGACCTATTGGGCCCTTACAAGCATCATTCTAGTTTCGTTTTTAATAAAATTGGCATTCGTTTCCAAACCTTTACGTCACTTGGTCTGGTAA